The Rhododendron vialii isolate Sample 1 chromosome 3a, ASM3025357v1 nucleotide sequence GAGGATCAATTGCCGTCTCCATCTCCGTCGCTCGATGCAATCCACATGACTGACAATTGCGTTCGGGTACTTTCTGTTCTCTGTGTCGGTCTCATATATGAAAACATAGATGAATCAGTCGCATATATGAACACATAGATAGTTCCAAATAATTTATCGAGTCATGCGCGTTCTATTAGATTATTAACCACCAACTGGTCTAAAAAGTTAAGAGATTGGGAAACTTTTGGGGGTAAGCAAGATGGGGTAACTTTATGATTTATATCCTTAACACGGATACCTCATGAGTAGCCAGGCTCTCCTCCGACCCCCACAGGTGGGCTAAACCTGTGCAaaaatttttaattatcaaGTAGGCGGTGAGGTTCATGATTTATTGCCTGCTGTGATACCCTACTAAATTGATAACCTCAAACTCATCTAAAGCTTAAGCCCTTAGAGAACGGGTAACTTCATGAGTTATATCCTTAACACGCCCTCTAACCAAGCTCTCCTACATAGGTGGCCTAACGACATGCAAATATGTAATTATCTGGTAGGTGGTGAGGTTTGAACAAGGATTTATTGCGATACCATATTAATTTGATAACCACCAACTCAGTCTtaaagcttaagcttttagagaAAGGGGTAACTTTATGATTTATGTGTTTCAAATGTTTGGACATCAGAGATGCTTTGATTTTCATGTAAAGACTGCATCCAGTAGGGCTAACTCCAGAAGTAATTTGCAGAAAATGAAAGATCTGCAATCTGATGAAACCTCGGGACGGGAAAAAATGCTGCGTCTTAGCATAGAAGCCGGTGGATGTTCTGGGTTCCAGTACAACTTCTCTCTTGATGACAAAACCGATTCAGAtgacaggttttttttttaccctccTTTCTGATCAGATGATTTTTTTACCTGCCTTTCTAAATGTAGTTTCCGTTAGACTTGCAAATGAACCGAACCAAGTTGAGTCTCAGCTGTTTTTTGCATAAGTTACGGCATTAGAAGTGCTCAAAAAATGGGGGTTCAGATGATGATAAGTAAACTCCTTCCTAACCCGTCCCTTAAGATTTCCCTATCAATTTCTGAAGCGGACTAGAAGCAGGCCTAGAAAAAAGAGACATAAATTTGGTCGTCAAGTTGGACGACAGTGCCCAAAGCAAGAGTTGCATGCTGACCTGTCCTGTAGCAAGATATTTAATTGTCAATTAGCCAATCTATACCTAATCCTCTGCACCCCTGCAGGTCACTTAGACTTATTAGCTTTGAGGGAGAACCCAAAAGTTAACCCTAATCTTGCAACTCAAAATAACTGCCAGACCCCAGCTTTAAGCTTAGCTCAGTCTATAATCCAGCTGGAGAATGCTTGTTTGCACTGTACTTGGCCTTCACTGAGAGCTTGGTTTGCTTACCATGAAATCTGCTGAAGGTCTTCTTATTTCTGCTTCTTGTAGCTTCCTAGTTAATGCTAGGGTGCCTAATGCTAGAGATATCATTTACTGAACCACAAAAAGGTTGAAGAAAAAGTGACAATGAAGATGATTTACGCACCTAGATATGACACCAGATCTTTACAGAAAGTCCAAGCATGGAATAGCATATAGATATATCTGTACCAAcacatgaagaaaaagaaacttaaATCTCACAATACATTGCTGACATCAAATGATGTTCATCAACCTGTGCTTGGGCCCGCTATTTGCCAAGCCTAAGTTGTGCATGAGTACTCGGTCCACTTGCAACCTTAGCTTCTGTTGAGAAGTAAGATATTTAGTATATCTTGCAACTTTGATTCATTTGTATTTACCACTTACTATGATATCATTCCTCAACCTTGTAGAATTTTTGAGAAAGATGGAGTTAAATTGGTGGTCGATAAAATTTCACTAGGCTTTGTAAAAGGTGCAACTGTTGATTATGTTGAGGAGTTGATCCGTTCTGCTTTCCAGGTATGTCATTGTAACTTGTCTGGTATGCATGCCTTATGCTTACTGTTTGGAAAAGATAGGTTCAACTCACTTTGTAGTTTGTACACTAACTCTGCACAGCCGCACAGTCAGGGACGGACGGACATGGAGGCAcgcgggggcacgtgcccccattCGAACGCATGCCCCCACtcgaaataaaaatattttttaaagaatatttatgtataaattagcataattatgacagtatgctaatttataaacatacacacttgtaTATATCCCGAAAATgcacatatagaattagttttatgccttaatttcatcatatgatgcatttatacttgttactTTACgagctgtttgtctatttggagctattctttcttgattctctttgtttttaaCCGTCTcggagaaatattttaaaataaagatatTAGCAAAACTaactcgatcattctaaaatttgttaatgttcatttaaaacatactttaaaaattgtgtctgagattttgtgctcatttttacctaatttaacttaaagtacactttataaacttttgtaattagtATTGCATGCTATAATTTTGAACAATCATACTatggttgactaaaaaaataaactttcgtCATTATAATTAACAGCTGCCCCCACTAGGATACATTCCTGAATCCGTCCCTGCGCACAGTGCACACCATACATACATGGGTGGGTCTACAAAGTTGTGGAACCCACCCACCCAAACCCATGCTGTGCAGATTTAGTGTACAAAATGATATTAGAGTTTCTCTTATTGTTCAAGGGCATTAACAATGCTTTTTTGCATAATGCCACTTGATTACGATCATTTCGAATAGTTACTTAGCAGGGTTTGATCAGTTGATGAATGTTCCTGAGTTACTAGTTATATTTTGAAAGTTAAAGGTGTTGAATAGGTTGGGCTTCTTCTCTGGTGTTGTGATTGGCATCCGGGACAGTGTTGCATGGGCATGAGAATAGGCTTTTTATATGGTTTTGCGCCGTACTCTCCATTTCATCAACCTTTACCATACCTTCATTGTAGACACGGATACCTAACCCTACAACTTTCTGCCATGGGTGGTGGACCTGGTGGTTATTGTGTGTTTGTGGTTGGTGCTGATAGTATGTTGATCTTAAACCCTTTACTGAGGATAGATACCttaaacttttcttttgttgattaggcattgaaattttgattttagATACTAATAGTTAAGTAAAGTACTGACTTCTGAGCATGACAGGTTATGAAGCAATATTAGATTCTATTTTGCATGTTGATTTTAAGCTATAGCACAGATTTGAATTTTAGCGTAGGAGTGATCGAAAAGAAACTAGTGATCGGAaagaaaactcatttttttttgtagtttagGAGGGAGGAAGAAAGAATATGTGTGGCACACATTTCAGCATTGAATGTTGTTAATCAGCTTCGTCCAAATAAGAATCCACCGGTTCTGGGGGCAAGCTAAATTGTTGAGCTTTTTGGGTCTAATATTGTCGTCTAAATTTGAGAAACATATCAAGTTGCATTATCGGGGTTAACAGCTGTAGTGGTGATTATTGGTTGATTAACATTCATTTGATGGCCGAATCAGGATTAAGTAACCACTTGGCAACTGATCAACCTTTGTTTGTATCTGCTATTAACGATTGTTTATTTGGATAATTTGTCGACGCTCTTGGAGTACCATGTCCGCATGGTACTCCAACAAATCATATGGGGCCAGATTTTACGGCTGAGATATCAACAATCACTCTTGTTTAGTTGTTAGGGGACAGGTCCTGCATAGCGTGTGTTCTGAGAAATTGTTCTGGAGACTACATAAGCGATGCTACATGGAACTCCTGGAGTACCCAATAAGTTGTGTTTCAGCTTATTGGCTTGATTCTCCAAACCAGATATTTCACCTCAACATTTGAAGTGGTCCAATGAGCAATAGGATTCTAATttggcttaattgcaagaacaccccctTAACCATTAGTTTttggcaacttcacccccttaaCTACCAAACTCCCCAACTACACCCCCTTAACTAacaaattcgagcaacttcaccccctcccccattttccgtcCAATTCTTTTAggaatttggatggaaaattgCAAAGTTGGATGGAAAATTAATTCAACATACCAAAATGCCCTTTTGGGGTGTTATACAACaccctctctttctcctctcctctACACCAAATTataccccccctctctctctcctccacacCAGATCTTCTCTTCTCTTTGCACAATCTCTTTCCTCCCTCTACACCACCTGACCTAAACCTAGCGCCCCCTCTCACGACCAACTCCtattgaaactattttttttaaactttgggGTACATTGGTCATTTTCTTTCAGTCCGTCCATTTTTTAAacggaaaatgggggagggagtgaagttgctcgaatttggtagttAAGGGGGTGTAGTTGGGCAGTTTGATAGTTAAAGGGGTGAAGTTGCCAAAAAGTGATAGTTAAGGGGGTGTTCATGCAATTAAGCCTTCTAATTTAAGTAGTATTTAGTTCAACATGCCCCTTTGCTCTGTGATATCTCCAACAGTGGCTTGGCATACAGCTACTGTATCTTATCTTTCTGATTCAGACTTCGACGATCACATTTCTGACTTTTAGTTACTCGAACAGAAACCCTTAAGGTCAAAAGTTCTACTGTTACATAAAGATTTGCGTTCATGCTGAACACTTTTCCCTTTACATTGGTAGTTTTCCATTAATTATATTCTTTAATCTTGATATTGACTGTTTTCTGGATGGTTAAAGTGGATTGAAGTCTCAGTTCAAGAAATTAGATTCCAATTTTAGTATACGCGTCATATGACCTATGTGGATGATGCTTTGGCCAAGAAAATTTGATTCTTGTGTTAATGATTTGTGCCTCCCTAGTTGAGCTGTTTAAGTCCTAAAGTTAAATTAGGTGACTCCAGCAGGGTAAGTTTGGATTTCTTCGGCTCTAGATGTGGGAGTGATGATAGACCTTGCTCTTAAGATCGCTGCTTTTTGAACCTAGTCTACTCCCTTAGGTGATTGCTTATTGTTGAAGATGACATCAATTGGGAACCACCATAGGCAGCTTATCCCTTACCTGCATGCAATTTTCTATTGGGACCGCTGCATTACCTCCCTCGCCGATGCATTTATATGTTTGTTGTTGCTGGTGTTTTGCAAGAGGCAACTGCTCATGTGCGGTGGATTTTTAGTTTCGTGCTGTAACTTTTGTTTTCACTAATGAATTTCCCGAAGGCAACTCTGGTCCTTGTGCAATGAAGTTAATAGGTCCTGTTGATCTGCAGGTAGCTACTAATCCAAGTGCAGTTGGTGGCTGTAGCTGTAAAAGTTCTTTCATGGTTAAGTAGACTTTTGTGCGGCCGATATCGACTGCCAAATTCCTTCTCTATCCATCAGCGCGACCAAGAGACCATTGGCTTAAATGGGGCAACTGTGGAGATGTCTtatatttttgcaaattttgttctttgtatttgttagtcTCATATCCAACCATATTATCGTACgcctttttgaaaaattattccaGACTAGAAATAAAAGGGTGATGTTTGATCAATTCAAATTCCTCTTTATGAGATACATACAATGATCCCACTGGTGCATGTGAAAATACACGAAGTAGATTATTCTTGTTAAAATTTATGTGGATTTGCAGTACATGACATGGACCAAAAACTGAAGACGATCATACGCTGGAAATTTTATGAGTTTAGGACGTGTCGTGCCTAGGATAGCCCAATCTCAGAAGCCAACTCTGTGATTCCTACTTCATGTAAGCAGTCCTTAGTAACTGAATTCTGCCAACTACCTTAATATTTTGAAAGGCTCCTTTAACATCCTGAAATACTCTTTGGAAGGCAAAAGGCATCCTAACCTAACAATTAAGTAGAATCCCGTATCTTCTGTTTTCCTTAAAAGAAATCCGAAATCCAAACACTGCCAGAGCCCTCTAGTTCACTAGACCAAGGCAGAAACACTGTCAATGTGTAGGAAGTTTAAGTTGGAGCAATTCACACCACG carries:
- the LOC131318903 gene encoding iron-sulfur assembly protein IscA-like 2, mitochondrial — protein: MSSSSRSLIRRITPLFVARIRQNQRLLSSSPSALLEDQLPSPSPSLDAIHMTDNCVRKMKDLQSDETSGREKMLRLSIEAGGCSGFQYNFSLDDKTDSDDRIFEKDGVKLVVDKISLGFVKGATVDYVEELIRSAFQVATNPSAVGGCSCKSSFMVK